The Candidatus Latescibacter sp. genome contains the following window.
TCGCCGCTTCCAGAACCTTGCTGATATCCGCTCCACCTCCCTCGGTTGGCGGTGTTCCGACACAAATGAAGATCACCTCCGCTGAGCGTGCCGCTCCCGGAAAATCAGTGGTGAAATAAAGACGTTTTGCAGCAGCGTTCTGTTCAATCAAACGATCCAGGCCCGGCTCGTAGAGGGGAATAATGCCTTCTTTCAGCCCTCGAATTCTTTCTTCATCGGCGTCGAGGCAGATTACCGTATTCCCCATCTCTGCAAAACACGCTCCCGAGACCAGGCCGACATATCCGGCGCCGATAATGGTAATTTTCATGAATCAGTCTCCCCGGACTGTGAAACCATTACAAAAAAGGCGGCATGCGTCATACCGCCTTCTTTCCTTATATGTGTAAATATAGTATTATTCATGAGTAATGGCATCGGTGGGACAGTCTTCTTCCGCCTCGCTGGCGCAGTCTTCACGGTCGGCTGGGACAATTGGCACGATCACTTCTGCGACATCAGCCCCCATCTCAAAAATATCGGGACAGGTATCCGAACAGAGACCACAGGAAATACAGAGATTTGCATCGATAAAAACTTTCATATATTCCTCCGGAAAAAAAATGAATACTTAGGGCAGCTTTTTATAATCATACAACGTGAAAAAAGAAAAATCAACCTGAATATTGAGGAGCTTTTAAAAAATTATTTGCCAGTTTTTATCGGGATTACTTTCAGGAAATTTCTCCCCAGAAATTTGCCGGAAGAATCGAAATCGAAGGCATAGAGGACAAGGCCGAGACGTTCACAGGCATGGCAGCCATACGGGTAGCTGACATAAGCGACATCCACCTCTCCTGTATATGGAACGTTTTAAGAAAATCTTTACCGGGATGAAAAACGGCTTCAGGGCCGATCAGGGGAGTGGACTGCGCATAGGTGTTATCCGGCGCTGCAATGGTTAAACCG
Protein-coding sequences here:
- a CDS encoding ferredoxin, producing MKVFIDANLCISCGLCSDTCPDIFEMGADVAEVIVPIVPADREDCASEAEEDCPTDAITHE